In Buchananella sp. 14KM1171, the genomic stretch GTCGGGTGGTTTTCCGTGAGAGTCACGGAAAACCACCCGACACTGCTTTTGGGGGCGGGCTAGCCGCCTAGCCGCGGCCGGCCCCGGTGGTGCTCAGCGAGCGTTCTCGCGGCGCCTTACCGCCAGAAGGGCCCCACCCGCCGCGAGCGTCAGCGCTGCAAACAGGGCAACGCTATCGGCAGCGGCACCGGTCTTTGCCAGCTGCTTGACAGCGGGCTTGGCCGTGGGCTGGCTAGAGGGCACCGAAGTCGGCTTGGCCACCACCACGGTCGCAGGAACGGACGAGGACGGGGAAGCAGGGGCCGGAGCCGAGGCGCTGGCCGAAGCGGGCGCGCTCGGGGCAGCCGACGTTGAGGCCGAGGCCGCCTCGCTCGGGGTCGGATCGGGGCTGGCAGAGGACCCCATCGTGGGCGGAGGCGTGGGAGCCCCTCCGGGCGCAGTCGTGGCGCCGGTGCTGGTGGAGGGGGCCGCAGAGGCGGTGGAGTCGTCTGCGCCGCTGGAGGGCTGTGCCGAAGCGGAGGGCGAGGTGGAGGCCGAAGCGGAGGCGGAGGTCGAGGCGGAGGCGGAGGTGCTGGGCGCGGTGGTGGCGCCGGTGCTGGTGGAGGGGGCGGCGGAAGCAGACTGGCTAGCGCCACTCGACGGCTGCGGGTTCGGAGCCGGGATGCTGGTTTCGATCGGGTTCGGATCCGGGATGGCGGTCTCGATCGGGTTCGGATCCGGGATGGCGGTCTCGATCGGGTACGGAGCGGGAATGGCGGTCTCGATCGGGTAAGGTGCCGCCGGTCCGATGGGCTCGGTCGGATCCGGCAGTGGCAACGGCGGGTCGGTCTCGGTCGGGCCGGGCACGTCCGGCTCGATCGGGAGTGCCGGTTCGGTGGGCTCTCCGGGCTCTCTGGGCTCGCTGGGGTGCGCGGGCTCGGTGGGCGCTCCGGGCTCCCTGGGCTGGGAGGGAGATTCCGTCATCATCGGGGGGAACATGGGGGTGATCGTCTCCTCGCCGGAGCCCTCCGGAGCGGCCGGGTCGACGTAGACGGTGCCCTCGCAGAACGTCGTGTAGTCGTCCAGGGTCACCTGCACTCGCACCGTGGTCAGATTAACCTCGGCGGTGGCGTCGGTGGAAAGCATGGAGGTGGCCGGGTCCCACGTGACCGTGGCGGGCAGGTCCCCTACAAACGTGACCTTCTCCGGGATCGATGTGCCCTCGTTGTCCACTGCCAAGATTGGCACGGAAACGGGCTTACCCACTTCGGTGAAAATCGAACCGACCGAGCAGCGCGGCGGGTACTTAGAGGAAAGCGCTACCTGTGCCCAGGCGGGGGCGGAGGTAGCAACCGCAAGCGAAACGGTGGCGACGGTCGACGCCGCTGCAGCCGCAATTGCACGCTTGGAAACCATATGGAACTCCGGGAAGGTAGGCGAGAGACTGGGTGCCCCTCGGACGCGCGGCAGCTTACGCCGAAGAGAAAAGGATTTGGAGATTTGGTGGAGGAATTCACCGGTTTATGGGCGCTGCTTTAACGAAAGTCACAAGGGTGTGACCAATCAATGTGATCGCTTGCACCTTTCTGTGTCATCTAATTGCCTTTCTGATAAGTCGAGGCTATCGCGCCGTGTGTTCTTGCTACCGGCGGAGGGCCGTGCATCGGTAAGTCTGGACAGAAGAAACGGGGCTCTTCGAGGATGAGGCTGTTGCTGTCGGTGTGGGTGGAGTAGCTCCCCTTAGAGTGACGTAGCACCCAGGATGGTCGTCGCGCAAACGGTTGAGTGAACCGTCCTGGGTTTGGTTCCTAGGCGGTGCTCATTTGGTGGGTGTGGTGTTGGTAGTAGCGGTCTTCGGTTTCTTGGGGTGTGGCATAGCCCAGTTCGCTGTGCAGGCGGGTGTTGTTCCACCAGTTCACCCAGCATAGGGTCGCCCATTCGACTTCGGTCAGTCCGGCCCAGTGCTGGGAGTAGATCAACTCGCTCTTGTACAAGCCGTTGACGGTTTCGGCCAGTGCGTTGTCGTAGGAATCTCCCACAGTGCCGGTAGAGGCATCAATTCCTGCTTCGACCAGGCGTTCATGGTAGGCGACACAGACGTACTGGCTGCCGTGATCGCTGTGGTGGACCAATCCCTCGACACTGCCCTTGGCAGTAGCGATAGCTTGTTCCAGGGCTTGCAGGGGTAGAGCCTGGGCGTTGAGTGTGTTACTCACTGCCCAGCCAGCGATCTTGCGGCTGAAGGCATCTGTTACGAAGGCGGTGTAAACGAACCCGCTGCGGGTGCGAACGTACGTAATGTCGGCCACCCACAACTGGTTAGGGGCACTGCGTGCGAAGTGGCGTTCAACCAGATCTGGGCGTGTATCGGTCCCAGGAGCGCTCCTGGTTGTTACTGCCTTGCGTCCACGTACAACGCCCCTGAGCCCGGCAAGTCTCATCAGCCTGGCTACTTGATCGCGCCCTACGTCGTAGCCTTCGCGTTTGAGGGCATGCCACATCTTGCGCACCCCGTACACCGAGTAGTTCTCTCGGTGGATGCGCTCGATGACGGGGATCAAAGCGGCATCTCGCAAGCAGCGCTGCCAGGGCGTACGGTTCTTGGCCTTGCGATACCCTCGGGCAGTGATGAAGCCGCCTTGGCGGTGTTCGGATAGAACTTTGCAGATGCGTTCAACGCCGAACCTGGCCCGGCCCGCGTCGATGAAAGCGATCATTTCGGGTACCGGGGGTCGAGTTCTTTGGCGAAAAAAGCCGAGGCTGCCTTCAGGATCTCGTTGACCTGGCGGAGCTGAGCGTTTTCTCGCCGCAGGCGGGCCACCTCGGCTTCTAGTGGGGCATGTTCAAGATCCTGTCTCAGGCTGGGATCGCGATACCAGCGGCGCATCGTCTCATACCCCACCCCGAGATTG encodes the following:
- a CDS encoding LPXTG cell wall anchor domain-containing protein; translation: MGKPVSVPILAVDNEGTSIPEKVTFVGDLPATVTWDPATSMLSTDATAEVNLTTVRVQVTLDDYTTFCEGTVYVDPAAPEGSGEETITPMFPPMMTESPSQPREPGAPTEPAHPSEPREPGEPTEPALPIEPDVPGPTETDPPLPLPDPTEPIGPAAPYPIETAIPAPYPIETAIPDPNPIETAIPDPNPIETSIPAPNPQPSSGASQSASAAPSTSTGATTAPSTSASASTSASASASTSPSASAQPSSGADDSTASAAPSTSTGATTAPGGAPTPPPTMGSSASPDPTPSEAASASTSAAPSAPASASASAPAPASPSSSVPATVVVAKPTSVPSSQPTAKPAVKQLAKTGAAADSVALFAALTLAAGGALLAVRRRENAR
- a CDS encoding IS3 family transposase (programmed frameshift), translating into MPKRFSPEFKSRAVRIVSDRLASEQTVSLTSVLREVAVNLGVGYETMRRWYRDPSLRQDLEHAPLEAEVARLRRENAQLRQVNEILKAASGFFRQRTRPPVPEMIAFIDAGRARFGVERICKVLSEHRQGGFITARGYRKAKNRTPWQRCLRDAALIPVIERIHRENYSVYGVRKMWHALKREGYDVGRDQVARLMRLAGLRGVVRGRKAVTTRSAPGTDTRPDLVERHFARSAPNQLWVADITYVRTRSGFVYTAFVTDAFSRKIAGWAVSNTLNAQALPLQALEQAIATAKGSVEGLVHHSDHGSQYVCVAYHERLVEAGIDASTGTVGDSYDNALAETVNGLYKSELIYSQHWAGLTEVEWATLCWVNWWNNTRLHSELGYATPQETEDRYYQHHTHQMSTA